The genomic window AGTTCCCATAGTTTGTATAATTGCTATAAAAAGGTGAGGTGTAATAAATATGCCTCcccaggagggaggagggcGAGTAGGCAGCGCTGTGCGGGGCGGAGGCGGGGGTGGCCGAGGAGAGCGGCGCAGGCTGGCAGCCTTGGCCCAGGGTCTGACTCTTGAGGTCCGAGGTGGCGATTTCGGCCAGAGACCAGAGCTTGGGCTTGCTGGCCGGCGTCGGGGGGCCGGGGGAGGCGCGGGGCCCCAGCGCCGCCTTGCTAGCGCTGCGGGCGGCGTCGGCGTGCGGGTGGCCGAGGAGCGGGGCCTCCACGGCCGCCAGCGGCGAGGAGGTGGCGGGCTTGGCCGGCGGGTCGcgctccccgccgccgccgtcATCCTCCTCGATGTCCTCCTCGTCGTCCTCGTCGTcgtcctcttcctcctcctcgaTGTCCTCGTACTTGTCTTTGCACTCCGAGCCCGACTCGCAGAGGGGGTCTCCCGCTCGGCAGGGCAGCTTCTCGCCGTCCGATTCGGCGGAGCAGGAGTGGTCCGTCAGTGAGTCGACTTGCAAGCTGATCCCTGCGGAGGCCCGCCGGGCACAGAGAGGCAGTGAGGAGGGGCGGCAGAACAGAGCGGGAGAGAAGCGAGCCCAGCCACCGCCGCGCCACCGCTGCGGCCGGGCAGGCTCAAGCTATCCCGGCCTTTTCCCGCTCCCAGGAGCATCCATCCCCACGGGCCGGCTCCTCCGCGGCGCCCCCCGCACCTCCCCGCcagccgccccccgcccgcctcGGCCACAGGCACCGATCGGCGACAAGTGACCGGAGCAGCCGGAGGCGACGAGACGGGACGGGTTTGGGGGTCGCTTTTGTTAAATGCCGCGCCCCCGCTCCTACCCCGCTGCCCCGCTCCCGGGGGACTCGACGGGGCGGGATGGAGCCACCCCGCCGGGGCCGCAGGCACCCCGCGCCTACCTTCGTCCTCCGCCGAGGTTTCGTTGCTCTCGGGCATCTTCTCGGGGCTCTCCTCCTTACTCCTCGCCCCGTCGCCTTCGTCGTCGTCCTCGTCCTCGCTCTTGTTCCGCGGGGCCCAGGTCATCTTGTTCTCCTTCTTGAGCCGCCGGCGGGCGTTGGCGAACCAGGTGGAGACCTGGGTGAGGGTCATCTTGGTGATGATGGCCAGCATGATCTTCTCGCCCTTGGTGGGGTAGGGGTTCTTGcggtgctcctgcagccaggccttcAGCGTGGCCGTGGCGTCGCGGGTGGCGTTTTTCCTGTACGCGGGGTCGTTCAGCTGGTAGGGATAGGCAGGGCTGCCGTACGGGTGGTAGCTGATGGCTCCGGTCATCCCCGTCGTATGGGCGTCGTAAGGGGAGCCCTGGACAGAACAAAACGGTGGGGTTGGCAATTTGTTATTGCTGATAGCCATTAGTGAGTTGTCAAGGCGAGATCGGCGGTTATATTTGTATTTCCCCGGGATGGTGTCTTGTATCCATATTCTATGAGGGGGAGTAGCAGCACCCAAAGGCCATTAAGTTACAATTCCCCCCCCCTCCTTCCTCCGCccagcacacagacacaggcacaCGCGCTTAAAATCGGCGATGTTTTAATCTTTCTGGCTAATTTCAGCTCCTTGTAATTGAATATTTCCCAATATAATTTTTGAACCGCGTAGACATTTTAAAGGCCCTACAGGTAGCGTCTTGATATCAACATTTCTCTCAAAGGTTCAAAAGATGTTTCCTTTTTTGCTATAGAAAATACAACAAAGCCGCCACTTAGCAATTCACTGCACTAATGCATTGCAAATCCAATTTGCAAATCAGAAGATATGCACCGTTTCGAATTGTTCAAATGCGATGTAATTAGCATTTTAATTCGCTCTTTAACGTTTAAATTGCGCTTATTTAAGTCTGCATAATGCAAGAAAAGTTAAAGATATCCCTAAGAAACTCGCTAACTTGCAGCACGTCTCTGTACCCCGCAGATCGGAGAGTCATAGGCTCAACATCGCCCAATATCCCGCACAGTTCACAACCTCGCTGCAACTTCCAGCCACTCGCCTACTGCTTCTCAACAGGAAAAACAAGAGAGACCCTCAGATCTTTTATACCACCCCGAATAAAGACTGCACGACAATTTATGCACTGTATTATGAACAGACGGAAAGCAAGTAGTTTCCCTGTCACTTTGCAGGGAGAGAGAACTACCCCGCTGCCATCCTCTCCTAGGATATCGACAGCGGCTCTAGCCTCAAATTCCGAGCACAGGTCTTTGTGTGTACGGACTAGATATGTGTCTGACTCTCTGTGTGCACGCGTGTTTATAAAACTATATAACCATCTAGACGTGCAGTTTATTTATATAGTTTATGGTTTTATTTATATACTTTATGCACAGAACACACACAACACGCAATTGCAACTGCTCCTTAAACTAATAAGAAGAAAGTGAAATCCGAAACTGCGGCCACTACGACCATTTTGGGCTTAAGCGAAGCTCACAGATCGCAAACAGATGCTCCTTTTCATTCCCAAAATCCAGTTAAACCATTAGCACAAAACACGCTGAAAGTAAATAAAACCACACGGGGATAAAGCCCCCAGCTCCTCTAAACACCGActtaaaagagagagagaagaaaaaattaggaaaaaaaaaatagaagaaaaataaaccctCCCTTGTGCTATCACTacgaaaagaaaaaatacatattaaaagaaaaaaaaaataagaaggaaagcctgggacacacagacacgggAACGGGGGGAGAATGAAAGCATCCACCCCAACCCAACTGGCTGAGACCATCCGTATTTCCTCAACCAAAGCGCCCTCCCGGCTCCTCAAACCGCGCGGAGAGCCCGGGACTCAAGCCGGCACCGCGCTTGGCCGGGACGCGAAGcggagccccggccccggccccggccccggccccggccccggcccgccgctCCGCTCCTCTCAGCTCGCCTCCGCTCCGCTCCACTCGTCCCCGgccgggctgcggggcggcgCGGAGCGATGCGCGGCGCggagcggcagcggcggcggtgCGGGGCGCCCGCTTGTGCGGCGTGGTGTCGGGGGCTGATGGTGAGTGTGTGAGGAGAAAGGCTGaagatgatgaggatgagaatgCGGATGCTAATGAAGAAGGAGAGGGTTTCTCTTCGGTAGTTACCATATAGGAG from Agelaius phoeniceus isolate bAgePho1 chromosome 1, bAgePho1.hap1, whole genome shotgun sequence includes these protein-coding regions:
- the IRX2 gene encoding iroquois-class homeodomain protein IRX-2, which gives rise to MSYPQGYLYQPPGSLALYSCPAYGASALAAPRSEELARSSSGSAFSPYPGSAAFTAQAAATGFTSPLQYSTDPATGFPSYMGSPYDAHTTGMTGAISYHPYGSPAYPYQLNDPAYRKNATRDATATLKAWLQEHRKNPYPTKGEKIMLAIITKMTLTQVSTWFANARRRLKKENKMTWAPRNKSEDEDDDEGDGARSKEESPEKMPESNETSAEDEGISLQVDSLTDHSCSAESDGEKLPCRAGDPLCESGSECKDKYEDIEEEEEDDDEDDEEDIEEDDGGGGERDPPAKPATSSPLAAVEAPLLGHPHADAARSASKAALGPRASPGPPTPASKPKLWSLAEIATSDLKSQTLGQGCQPAPLSSATPASAPHSAAYSPSSLLGRHIYYTSPFYSNYTNYGNFNALQSQGILRYNSAAVASNDGLSQTVLNASSVHKQSSDSLKTITNQLEQHYRPSSYDSKKDPTEVCTVGVQPYL